In Georgenia soli, a genomic segment contains:
- a CDS encoding histidine phosphatase family protein, with amino-acid sequence MSDLVIVRHGETEWSLSGQHTGRTDIPLTARGEAQARQLLDNVGEHTFTKVLVSPRQRARRTAELAGIEDFETDDALVEWDYGEVEGVTTADVNARREAEGLPAWNLWTDGAPGGESVDDVVARVDGVLARVRGLLDDGDVLVVGHSHFSRMMVARWLGLPGRYGENFLLDAAHWAVLGHKRGAPVVKHWSVPPTA; translated from the coding sequence ATGTCCGACCTCGTCATCGTCCGGCACGGTGAGACGGAGTGGAGCCTGTCCGGGCAGCACACCGGCAGGACCGACATCCCGCTCACCGCACGCGGTGAGGCGCAGGCACGGCAGCTCCTCGACAACGTCGGCGAGCACACGTTCACCAAGGTGCTCGTCAGCCCGCGCCAGCGCGCACGCCGCACCGCCGAGCTCGCCGGCATCGAGGACTTCGAGACCGACGACGCCCTCGTCGAGTGGGACTACGGCGAGGTGGAGGGCGTGACGACCGCCGACGTCAACGCCCGGCGGGAGGCCGAGGGACTGCCGGCGTGGAACCTGTGGACGGACGGGGCGCCGGGCGGGGAGAGCGTCGACGACGTCGTCGCCCGGGTGGACGGCGTGCTGGCCCGCGTCCGAGGCCTGCTCGACGACGGTGACGTGCTCGTCGTCGGGCACAGCCACTTCTCGCGGATGATGGTCGCGCGCTGGCTCGGCCTGCCGGGGCGCTACGGGGAGAACTTCCTGCTCGACGCCGCGCACTGGGCGGTCCTCGGGCACAAGCGCGGCGCGCCGGTCGTCAAGCACTGGAGCGTCCCGCCGACGGCGTAG